CACCAAGATCTAGAATTATTAGCCACTTGCATCCCTTTAGGACCATTGGATATCCCCCAGTGAGGTTGTTGTTAGCAAGATGCACCGATTCCAATGATGAATTAGGGTAAGCCGACATCGGAGGAACCTCCCCAGAAAAGGAGTTGTATGACAAATCCATGAATACCAGGTCCTGCAAGTGCCATAGGCAACTAGGGATCTCTCCATGGAGATGATTGTTTGACAGGTCCAAGATTTCCAGAGAATCCAGCTGACAAAATGTCAAAGGAAATTCTCCCGAGAAGCTGTTGCTGGCCAACACAATGGTCACAAATTGCCTACTGCCAAGATCACTTGGTATAGTGCCACTGAACCTGTTATTGCTGAGATCAAGGCCATAGAGATTCCTGAGGGATGATATGGATGCAGGAACCTCACCCTCCAATCGATTCGTGCCGACGTCGATGGTTCGCAACGCTGTCAGGTTGAAGATTTCCGGCGGTATCACGCCTGTGAAGCCGTTGGAGAAGAGATCCATTACCAACAGGTCTGTCAGGTTCCCCACGGAATTTGGAATCGGCCCTGTCAAGAAATTATCCGCTAGCTCCAGTGCCTGCAAGCTTGCCAGCCTTCCGATCTCCGCCGGGATCTCGCCGGTGAGCTTGTTCTTCGCCAGGCGCAAATACTTCAGCTTTGTCGTGTTGCAGATCGTCGGCGGGATGCTGCCGGTGATCGAGTTGTTCTGAACACGGAATTGTGTGAGTTCTATCCAGTTCGTGAACAATTCTGAAGGGATGTCACTGTTAAGCCTGTTTCTTGACACGTCGAACACGGTCATCTTCCCCATGGCGGAGAGCGACCTCAGGATAGGACCGTACAGTCCATTGGAGGACAGGTTGAGGTAGCTCAGCTGTTgcagcgtcgccggcgacaaTGGCAAGACGTCCAGTATGTGGCCGGCGAAGGCGTTGTCGGAAAGGTCAAGGTACGTCAGGTTGCTGGCCCTGGTGGAGACGTTCGCTGCCACGACGCCGGCGGTGATGTTGTTCCGGCGGAGGTCGAGCTTCGCGAGCGCCGGGAACGCGGCGAGGTCGAGCGCGCGGAGCTCGCCGTGGAGCCCTGCGCCGGGGAGGCTGAGCTCCGCGacgtggccggcggcgtcgcaCGTGACGCCGCGCCAGGACGAGCAGGCGGAGCTGGAGGTCGCCGGTGACCATGTGGTCAGCGGAGacgctgacgccgccgccgacaaggtGGATTTCCACCGGAGGAGGGATTCTGCCTCGCCGTGCTGGATGATCGTCGAGCTGGAACACGGCGGCGTCgacagcagcagaagcagaaggGAGATGCGGAGGGGGATGATGGATTTTGATGCGTGTGTTCGTGACCGGAGAGCCATCAGTGGCACATCGTGTTCTTGGGATTACTCCCTACAGTAGAGTAGACGGATGATGAACTGACAGCGGGTCAAatatttggaaggagtccatcTTGCGAGACTTGTAGTACTAGACAATTCATCCTCAATAATGATAGTTCCTGTGCTACTGTTATTTGACATCTCTATCGAACGGATAACGTGTTAATTAGACcaagtacaatagcatactactagctataaacacatttcgagaagataaaaaatgagagagaagactacagatttatagccagctgcagcacataCTCCAaaatgcatgtgtgtatgataggtgagaTCGAGATATGGTGCAATTGTTACTACAACTGCAACTTTAGCAGTTGCAGTGTAGCCGATGGATCAAAAATCAACGGCTCAGATGACAGGTAAATACTGTTCATAAAATACTATAGCAAATTTGTACTATAGCGATTACTGTAGTATCAATGGTGCAACAGGATGACAGAGCGAATCAGAGCGTTGGCTCCATCGATCCAACGGTTATAATGTGCTTTGACTGCTAAAGTTGCAGTCGTTACTACTACAGCACCGGATCTCAATTCATGATatgtgggactaggtattaattgtgtagtatatgtttataggtgattattatatgaattagctattaaattgaccatagatgatttgaagccaACAATTAgttatactactccctccgtctcataatgtaagactttctagcattgctcatattcatatactccctctgtttcacaatgaaagtcattttagcatttctcatattcatatatgtctagattcattaacatctatataaatatggataatgttagaaagttttacattatgaaacggaggaagtattaaacttgctcttatgccTCTCTCGTTGTTGTGCTCCAATAAACTCTGTTTAAGACAGCACATGAATCCTCTTCGCTCCAATCCTAACCCCCGTCACATTCTCCCCCATCTAATCCTAACCCCAAATCAAAGTCAGATCCATCACCATCGTCATGACGGCCGCCCAAAAAGAGAGGTAGATGGTGCTGACCATATCTAACTTCTCCTCGGATTGGTAAGGGGCTGTTTCCCCCGAAAactttcccaaaaacatcacatcgaaactttggacacatgtatggagcattaaatacagataaaaagaaaaactaattgcatagtttgtatgtaaattgtgagatgaatcttttgagcctaattagtctatgattagtcATACTACAGTAAcctatatgtgctaatgacggattaatcatgaaattaattttttcattcgtgtccgaaaacttcTTTCGATATCCGGTccaacgtccgatgtgacaccttaaaatttttattttccaactaaacaggccctaagtatCTGAGATTGTACACGTTCCTGGCAGATGACCATGTGATTAGAGGAGACACTCTGCGTCCGCCACCAACCAGCCGACTTTTGACACGCAATTCACATGACAGCACAATAACCATTGTACTTTCGTAACGACGAACGGATTCTTTTCAAGCAAAGCAACAAAGATTTATCCTCTTTCGTGGAAGAATCCTGATTGTTGAAATGGCAAAGATAAACAACACCTCGGATCGACGGAAGAATGCTGAAAATTACCCCAAGTACCAactatatgataaaaaaaaaaacccccacATGTAGCGGACGAGAGCCTAGCAATCAACTGATTGGGTCCAAGAACATCAGTGTCTATCAGTGTTTATCAGTGTCTAATCGACAGGCATGCGAAATTTTCTGAGCATGAAGCCCGCGTACAGTAGCAACGATGGCAAGGTAAAGCAAGTAACAACGCCGCGGGAAGGTGATTTTAAAGCAATGGGATTACCTATTTCAGCAGGATGGTCAGCGGACGAAGAAAGAGGCCACAGCTGTAATATCTTTCCACGAGAGATGCAGCAGTTGTGTCCACCAGATCTTGGGCGTACACAAAAGGGACAGATACCCAAGTTGCAGTCACGAGAACTTAAGACAcagaaagaagaggaggagcatGAAATGTGATTTAATCAAATCAAACCGATGATACCCACAAATAAGACATTAAAGGAGAAGTGCATTAATAAGGGAGGATATGTCGATTGTGGTCTTGAAGATACACTTGATGTGCTTATGGATGTGAATATCATGTTTGAGCtccccctaattttttttcaacaccTGATATAGAGGTCACAAAGCTCGTTCTTGGTTCAAATAACACTTTGTCTGAGAAGCTAAAAAAACTAAGTGAGCGCCTAAATTAAAGCCTCTAATTAACATATTGGTTTTATAGTGGTTGATGGAGGTTAATATTTGTCACTTCCATTCTATTCTAAATTAGGCCGAAAGGAGAGTGAATTAATGAAAACTAGCATAGGGCTTAGTGGTTTTTATGGGAGTTGGCTAAGGCTAAGGGTGTTTATGTCTATAGAGATTATTGTTGGAAGTAAAAACCATGCCTACTACTTTTTTGTGTTGTTGATGTTAAGTGTAGTGTAATGTTTTATTATGTCGTGATTGAATTCATGATAATTGTTGTATCACATATACTTTACATCAATGTTTGATGCAATGGATTAATGCTAACATGGAGGTGGTTAAGACCGATAACTCAGCTTATATCACCTTGATAGACACACCGGTTGATTGGCGGAACAACAACATGCAATACTTGATAGGCAGATATTATCAGACTATGATTAATATAGTACTAAGGATGGTTTTGTGCCGATACAAGCTAAACCGGTTATTTTAGCTCGACTTAATAATCTGTCTTTGTAAGTGATAAGTAAAAAAGATAGTATTTAGTGGTTGCCAATGCGTACTGAGTATTATTTAGAAAAGAACCATATGCATGAAACTTCATAACCACCATCCAAAGCGGATTCTCCGCACATCACCAAACTCCTCAATTGTTTCATGCATATTATTCTTTGCAGAATGATACTCCGCAGTACGCTTTTGCAAACACTCTATACTATCTTTTTTACTCATTATTTATTAAGTCGAGCTACACTAGCTGGCTAAGCATGTATTTATACAAAACCATCCTTACCAATACTAACATAATCGTAGGCCAGCAAATCTCTACCAATCAATCATTGCAGTCGTATTGTCAATCAACCGCCATGTCTATCAAGGCAATGCAAGATGATTTGTCGGCCTCAACCATCTCCACATCGACATCCAACTATTGTATCAAACATTGATGTAAAGTAGAGGAGATACAATAGTTTGCATGAATTCAATCCTGACCTAATAAAATATTATACCTACCCATAACATCAAGAACATAAAAAGCAGTAggcatatagtatatatatactttcaaCAGTAAGTTTCATAGACATAACACAACACCTTAGCCTCAGCCAACTCTCCCAAAAAACCATTACACTCCATGTTAGTTTCCATTAATTCACTCTCCTTCTGGCCTAATTTAGAAAGGAACGAAAGTGGCAAAATATCAATACCATCACCTCCATCAACCAACATACAACCAATAGGTTAAAACAGAGGCTTTAGGTGCTCACCCcatttttctgaattttcaaaCATAGCATTTTTTGGACCAAGAATGAGCTCCACGACCTCCACTCTCATGTGTTTGAAAATCAGCCGGATGCTCAAACACCATCTTCACATCCATGATCACATCCTGTGTATCTTCAAGATGATCGTCGACATTTCCTTCTTGGTACGCTTCTCCTTCCATGTCTTATTTGTGGGTGTGTCGGTTTGATTTAATTTGACCATTCCTCACGCTCATTCTTTTCTCTCCTTCTAAAGTTCTCGTGATCGCTTATTCTGCCCACATTGCTTTTGTGTACGCCTAAGATCTGGGTTTTGGTTGCGTCCCTAATGAAAGGATATTGTTGCCTCTTGAAGAAACATGTTTCTTCGCCCGCTAACCATCCTGCTGAAATTAATCATTCCATTactctatactccctccgtccaataaAAAAAGCAATCTAGGATAGGATGTGATGTttctatgtccagattcattgtactaacACTACTATAGAAACAATTTTTCTACACAAGGGGCCCTATAAGGTTGCAGGCTGACCATAACTGGTCGCGCCTTCGAAAATCAACCtatattttcgcatacggctccttaagaggtccgcatgcaaaaatctattttcgtaTGCGGACCTCTAAGAGAGTGATATGCAAAAATAAGTATTTTCCTCGGTGGGTCTCTTAAATGGTCGCATGAAatgtattttcgcaggcgggcctcTTAAATATTCGCCTAGAAGTCTGACTTACTTCCTTTTTTCCCTCAgcatttcaatttattttttgaagtcatccttatctcctctcatctctctctctctctcacctccttcctcctcaTATTACACTTCTCTCCCATTTctcaccttttcttctctctccctcaactCCCCTCCTGGGAACGGCTAGTGGCGGGCACACGGTAGCTAGCCGGCCGCCCCCGCCGTTGACGCGAGGGAGACGGCCCTACCCCGCCCTCGAGAGCGGCGGTAGCGGGAGCGAGCAAGCCGGTGATCGGATCCACTGCCCTCGCCCTCGGGAGCAACGGCGGCAGGCAGAGGcaacacgacgacgacgaccagcggTGTTGGCTGCGACGGGCGGTAGCAGCTAGAGTTTTGGAAGAATCggggagctagggtttcgggctatattgcattttgatattttttttattttttttttgccgaaaCTATTTTCACGTGCGGTCAGCTTAGATGACCGCATGCGAAAAAAATAGCAATCTTTGTAGACACATGGGTGCAAAAGGACCGAaggcccgcatgcgaaaatctattttgatCCTTTGAAAAAATTCTTCTTTAGTAGTGTAGGAAACATCACATTTTATCCtataagttggttttttatggacGGATGGAGTGTTACCTTCCCATGATGTCGTTACCTGCCTTGTCATCGTTGTAGCCGTACTGGTAAGTGGGCATTGCGCTCAGAAATTTCCATGGCTCCGATGCTCACGGATCCCATTGGATGATTGCATGCTGCTTCTTGCCTGcaggcaggggcggatccaaggGGTAGGCTTCATCAGGCTCAAGTCTGCATTccgatttttgcaaaaaaaattcaagcatatagcatttctCACATGGGAGCAGTTGGAGAAAgcggggagaagagaagaggcgAATAACTGCGTCCCTGTCCACGCGATGAAGAAGAACAGGAGTGATAGAGCTGAACCGATATGCACTAAACGACCCAATTAACCAATTTAGCAAAAGCCCATTAAATGGCGAGTGATTGCCGGCGCAACGGTGACGAGCGACACCGGAGCGAGGCTGCGTTATGACCTGAGCTCATGAGAGATCGAATCATATAAACTAACAACAAATACACTAATAACTCCAGATAGTTTGAGAAGAAATTGGGGGATCGGGTGGAGAACAGGAAGGGAacaaaggaagaagaacaatAGGAGGGAATCAGATTCAATTCATTTCATTTATCCCTCTCCTGGTACATGTTTCTTGCCTTATCATGGTAGTAAGACTGACTGGTGGGACCCCAATGCTGGATACATTTGTTTAGTACGAGTATGACATTATGGCCGAGGAAAGTGGACTGCGCCACTGTAGCCCGCAAGTGTGGGTGTCGATTTCTAAGATCGGCAATAAAATTTATAGGGTGCGCTAGATGCTAGAAAGAAATGGTGACACCGtgatttatactggttcaggccttCGGGATGAGGTAATACCTAGTCCAATTATTTGGTGGATTATCTTTGTATCGAGTGTTGAATGAAGAGAGTGTGTAACCCTCTAGGGGTGCTGTCGATCCCCTTAATATAGCAGCAGGGTGACCGGCGGCAAGGAGGATGCAATATCCCTTACAATCCGGGCTCCTGCCATCCGTCAAGATATGGCGGGATATGTTTCTATCTCCTTATTCCTCACCATTTATAGTAACAGATTACATGGGCTTGGGCCCGT
The Oryza glaberrima chromosome 8, OglaRS2, whole genome shotgun sequence DNA segment above includes these coding regions:
- the LOC127782124 gene encoding probable leucine-rich repeat receptor-like protein kinase At1g35710, whose product is MALRSRTHASKSIIPLRISLLLLLLSTPPCSSSTIIQHGEAESLLRWKSTLSAAASASPLTTWSPATSSSACSSWRGVTCDAAGHVAELSLPGAGLHGELRALDLAAFPALAKLDLRRNNITAGVVAANVSTRASNLTYLDLSDNAFAGHILDVLPLSPATLQQLSYLNLSSNGLYGPILRSLSAMGKMTVFDVSRNRLNSDIPSELFTNWIELTQFRVQNNSITGSIPPTICNTTKLKYLRLAKNKLTGEIPAEIGRLASLQALELADNFLTGPIPNSVGNLTDLLVMDLFSNGFTGVIPPEIFNLTALRTIDVGTNRLEGEVPASISSLRNLYGLDLSNNRFSGTIPSDLGSRQFVTIVLASNSFSGEFPLTFCQLDSLEILDLSNNHLHGEIPSCLWHLQDLVFMDLSYNSFSGEVPPMSAYPNSSLESVHLANNNLTGGYPMVLKGCKWLIILDLGGNHFTGTIPSWIGTCNPLLRWFKFYISIDRGKYRQPGT